One window from the genome of Natrialba magadii ATCC 43099 encodes:
- a CDS encoding acetyl/propionyl/methylcrotonyl-CoA carboxylase subunit alpha — protein sequence MFDKLLVANRGEIAVRVMQACEELGIDTVAIYSDADRNAGHVEYADEAYNVGPAPASDSYLDQETIIDVADRAGADAIHPGYGFLAENATFAARVEDAEGVTWVGPPSEAMEALGEKTTARQVMQEADVPVVPGTTDPVDSADEVRELGEEYGYPVAIKAAGGGGGRGMKIVRSAEEADDAFESAKREGEAYFDDDTVYVEKYLESPKHVEVQILADEHDTVLHLGERDCSLQRRHQKVIEEAPSPALDDSLRESIGEAARRGVREAGYTNAGTVEFLVEDGEFYFMEVNTRIQVEHTVSEEVTGIDIVREQLRIAAGEELPYAQDDISIEGHAIEFRINAENPAKEFAPTPGTLETYNPPSGLGVRLDDAVSQGDEIAGDYDSMIAKLIVRAPTRERCLDRSQRALAHFDISGPETIVPFHRLMLTDEVFRAGEHTTAYLDHEVSQDELADAVERWGSGVASGGASGDDASEHELTVEVDGRRFDVLVEDGLPRAASNGGTAAGESSGSGGGSGATEQVAAGDAVTAEMQGTVLSINVEPGDEIASGDVVCVLEAMKMENDVVAPGTGTVASVPVSEGDSVDMGDPLVVLE from the coding sequence ATGTTCGACAAACTACTCGTTGCCAACCGCGGCGAAATCGCCGTGCGCGTCATGCAGGCCTGTGAGGAACTGGGTATCGACACCGTCGCCATCTACAGCGACGCGGACCGGAACGCGGGCCACGTCGAGTACGCCGACGAGGCGTACAACGTCGGCCCCGCACCCGCGAGCGACTCCTACCTCGATCAGGAGACGATCATCGACGTCGCCGACCGCGCGGGTGCCGACGCGATCCACCCCGGCTACGGCTTCCTCGCGGAGAACGCCACGTTCGCCGCCCGTGTCGAGGATGCCGAGGGAGTCACCTGGGTCGGCCCACCGAGCGAGGCCATGGAAGCCCTCGGCGAGAAGACGACGGCCCGACAGGTCATGCAGGAGGCCGACGTGCCGGTCGTCCCCGGCACGACTGATCCCGTCGACTCCGCCGACGAAGTCCGCGAACTCGGCGAGGAGTACGGCTATCCCGTCGCGATCAAGGCAGCCGGCGGCGGTGGCGGTCGCGGTATGAAGATCGTCCGCAGCGCCGAGGAGGCCGACGACGCCTTCGAGAGCGCAAAACGCGAGGGCGAGGCCTACTTCGACGACGACACGGTCTACGTCGAGAAGTATCTCGAGTCCCCCAAGCACGTCGAGGTGCAGATCCTGGCGGACGAACACGACACCGTGCTCCACCTGGGCGAACGCGACTGCTCGCTGCAACGCCGGCACCAGAAGGTCATCGAGGAAGCGCCGAGTCCAGCACTGGACGACTCACTGCGCGAGTCGATCGGCGAGGCAGCACGCCGCGGGGTCCGCGAGGCAGGCTATACGAACGCCGGCACCGTCGAGTTCCTCGTCGAGGACGGCGAGTTCTACTTCATGGAGGTCAACACCCGGATTCAGGTCGAGCACACCGTCTCCGAGGAGGTGACGGGAATCGATATCGTCCGGGAACAGCTTCGCATCGCGGCAGGCGAGGAACTCCCCTACGCACAGGACGACATCTCGATCGAGGGCCACGCCATCGAGTTCCGGATCAACGCCGAGAACCCTGCGAAGGAGTTCGCGCCGACACCAGGGACACTGGAAACCTACAACCCGCCGAGCGGCCTCGGCGTTCGCCTCGACGACGCGGTCTCCCAGGGCGACGAGATAGCGGGCGACTACGACTCGATGATCGCGAAACTGATCGTTCGCGCACCGACGCGCGAGCGTTGTCTCGACCGCTCACAGCGCGCACTCGCCCACTTCGACATCTCGGGTCCCGAAACCATCGTGCCGTTCCACCGACTCATGCTCACAGACGAGGTCTTCCGCGCAGGCGAGCACACGACGGCCTACCTCGACCACGAAGTGAGCCAGGACGAACTCGCCGACGCAGTCGAGCGCTGGGGCTCGGGTGTAGCGAGCGGCGGCGCAAGCGGTGACGACGCGAGCGAGCACGAACTTACCGTCGAAGTCGACGGCCGCCGATTCGACGTACTGGTCGAAGACGGCCTGCCGCGGGCGGCCAGCAACGGCGGCACAGCCGCTGGTGAGTCGTCAGGATCGGGTGGTGGGTCTGGCGCTACCGAACAGGTTGCGGCCGGCGACGCGGTCACGGCCGAGATGCAAGGCACCGTGCTCTCGATCAACGTCGAACCGGGCGACGAAATCGCCAGCGGGGACGTGGTCTGCGTCCTCGAGGCGATGAAGATGGAAAATGACGTGGTCGCGCCGGGGACTGGAACCGTCGCCTCGGTTCCCGTTTCCGAGGGCGATTCGGTCGATATGGGCGATCCGCTGGTCGTACTGGAGTGA
- a CDS encoding AMP-dependent synthetase/ligase, with protein MDWQTAEREFSSDVLGGEPLGQLFEASVERNPNAVAQQYQGGIYDRSLAGTAFEPAPHGDYASLTYTEMAEIVRPLATGFRELGVEGGDRVGIFAQTRMEWAQTDFALLAAGAVVTTVYKNSSTEKARYLLDDPDAEGVVVENADVLERVLEVEDELDLEFIVSMDELDGEYADAETEIYTLADVYEIGEERHDPDAYQEWLEERDLDDLASIIYTSGTTGKPKGVMLTHGNFRTNVNQVYRRYGPRPDKDDDVPTIDQDSTLVSYLPLAHVFERTAGHFLLFAAGATVAYAESSDTLKEDFQAVQPTGATSVPRVYEKIYDTIREQATESPVKERIFNWATDVSREYYRADDPGPVLEFKLSVADKLVFSKVKEALGGNIEMLVSGGGSLSPELCQLYHGMGLPIFEGYGLTETSPVVTTNPPEEPKIGTVGPAIVDCDVTVDDSIVPDGDAASTPGETGELLVRGPNVTQGYWNKPEATDRAFTEHAPGVDEDDDGEDKGKWFRTGDIVTIRPDGYIEFHERTKQLVVLSTGKNVAPAPIEDAFASKELVEQCMVVGDSEKFVGALLVPNIDAIERAAADEGVALPENPSDICDHEWVRDQIDQVVDTVNEDFESHETIKEYRLVPIEFTEENDLLTPTMKKKRRAILDAFDDEIESIYAEDSAEQAPEA; from the coding sequence ATGGATTGGCAGACTGCAGAGCGAGAGTTCTCGAGCGACGTACTGGGAGGGGAACCACTGGGGCAGCTGTTCGAGGCGTCGGTCGAGCGGAATCCGAACGCGGTCGCCCAGCAGTATCAGGGCGGAATCTACGACCGTAGTTTGGCGGGGACGGCGTTCGAACCCGCCCCACACGGCGACTACGCGAGTCTTACCTATACCGAGATGGCCGAGATTGTCCGGCCGCTGGCGACCGGCTTTCGAGAACTCGGCGTCGAGGGGGGCGATCGGGTCGGCATCTTCGCCCAGACGCGCATGGAGTGGGCACAGACTGACTTCGCGCTGCTTGCCGCCGGCGCAGTCGTCACGACGGTCTACAAGAACTCCTCGACGGAGAAAGCCAGGTATTTGCTCGACGATCCTGACGCGGAGGGTGTCGTCGTCGAAAATGCGGACGTGTTAGAGCGCGTGCTGGAAGTCGAGGACGAACTCGATCTGGAGTTCATCGTCTCGATGGACGAGTTAGACGGCGAATACGCAGACGCTGAGACGGAGATTTACACGCTCGCGGACGTCTACGAGATCGGCGAGGAGCGACACGATCCGGACGCCTACCAGGAGTGGCTCGAGGAGCGTGATCTCGACGATCTGGCGAGTATCATCTACACGAGCGGGACGACGGGCAAGCCGAAGGGTGTCATGCTCACCCACGGAAACTTCCGGACGAACGTCAACCAGGTCTATCGGCGGTACGGGCCGCGGCCGGACAAGGACGACGACGTGCCGACGATCGACCAGGACAGCACGCTGGTCTCCTACCTGCCGCTGGCGCACGTCTTCGAGCGGACGGCGGGACACTTCCTGCTGTTCGCTGCGGGCGCGACCGTCGCCTACGCGGAGAGTTCGGATACGCTGAAGGAGGATTTCCAGGCCGTCCAGCCGACTGGTGCGACGAGTGTGCCACGCGTCTACGAGAAAATTTACGACACGATCCGCGAGCAAGCGACGGAGTCTCCGGTCAAAGAGCGTATCTTCAACTGGGCGACCGACGTGAGCCGCGAGTACTACCGTGCGGACGATCCGGGGCCGGTTCTGGAATTCAAGCTCTCGGTTGCGGACAAACTCGTGTTCAGCAAGGTCAAGGAAGCGCTCGGCGGGAACATCGAGATGCTCGTCAGCGGCGGTGGCAGCCTCTCGCCGGAGCTCTGCCAGCTCTACCACGGCATGGGACTGCCGATTTTCGAGGGGTACGGCCTGACCGAGACCTCGCCGGTCGTCACGACGAATCCGCCCGAGGAGCCGAAGATCGGTACCGTCGGCCCGGCGATCGTCGACTGCGACGTGACCGTCGACGACTCGATCGTCCCGGACGGCGACGCTGCGAGCACGCCCGGCGAGACGGGTGAACTCCTCGTCCGCGGGCCGAACGTGACCCAGGGCTACTGGAATAAGCCCGAGGCGACGGATCGGGCGTTCACTGAGCACGCACCGGGTGTAGACGAAGACGATGACGGTGAGGACAAAGGCAAGTGGTTCCGTACCGGCGACATCGTCACGATCCGCCCCGACGGCTACATCGAGTTCCACGAGCGCACGAAACAGCTCGTCGTGCTCTCGACCGGGAAGAACGTCGCGCCAGCGCCGATCGAGGACGCCTTCGCCTCGAAGGAACTCGTCGAACAGTGTATGGTCGTCGGCGACAGCGAGAAGTTCGTCGGCGCGCTCCTCGTGCCGAACATCGACGCGATCGAGCGCGCGGCCGCAGACGAGGGCGTCGCGCTCCCGGAGAATCCGTCCGACATCTGCGATCACGAGTGGGTTCGCGACCAGATCGACCAGGTGGTCGACACAGTCAACGAGGACTTCGAGTCCCACGAGACGATCAAGGAGTACCGGCTCGTTCCGATCGAGTTCACGGAGGAGAACGATCTGCTCACCCCGACGATGAAGAAGAAGCGCCGCGCGATCCTCGATGCGTTCGACGACGAGATCGAGTCGATCTACGCGGAGGACTCGGCCGAGCAAGCACCCGAAGCCTGA
- a CDS encoding UbiD family decarboxylase, translating into MTAFRKHLEFLHRTDDCRTLSRPTDCSPQVVAAEALRAGGHAIEIEPETGREGTSTVPTVPTAPTAPTATTVTLASGVYGGIDQSRGQRTTDSRHRQRYPWTRLGIGLGIDQDPAYTDVLESLLALGERRDERDVTYVERAADATAQDLRELGLPTPPDEAWPRFTLGLLSIGTDRGSYWAPIHGTVLDGDTIRARVPAAVAERDLLETGTSITIALGVPPEALAATHLLAITDRLETPIEDRGVGATVPVIPTAGGVVPSSAEVVVETTVADRQPATQSEKREFWERLGGGATLTLESDAIFTREEPVVPFTPLGVPLSDDLQLAALSLSATLFNRVNSYWGVAPVDWLLLPAEGRLGLCLVASEILYAGFEWQLANLLFSLSDCFDKVLVVDTEISPRNLGRALGDSWVKAHPSRDWLVSEPDAPSARMPTYGRGSSGGAGENTHEDGGETGARLYVDATWDPRWTDEYIAPRVSFDESYPPELREAVRDSWTEFGFEPESMANVGDESESAE; encoded by the coding sequence ATGACCGCCTTCCGCAAACACCTCGAGTTCCTCCACCGAACCGACGACTGTCGCACGCTCTCCCGGCCCACCGACTGCTCCCCGCAGGTCGTCGCCGCGGAGGCGCTTCGAGCGGGTGGCCACGCGATCGAGATAGAACCCGAAACCGGCCGCGAGGGTACATCCACCGTACCCACCGTACCCACCGCACCAACCGCACCAACCGCAACCACTGTCACCCTCGCAAGCGGCGTCTACGGCGGCATCGACCAATCTCGCGGCCAACGCACAACGGACTCCCGACACCGCCAGCGCTACCCCTGGACCCGACTCGGCATCGGACTCGGCATCGACCAGGACCCTGCCTACACCGACGTACTCGAGTCCCTCCTCGCGCTCGGCGAGCGCCGCGACGAGCGCGACGTGACCTACGTCGAGCGCGCTGCCGACGCGACGGCGCAGGATCTCCGGGAACTCGGACTCCCGACACCGCCGGACGAAGCCTGGCCGCGGTTTACCCTCGGACTGCTCTCGATCGGCACCGATCGAGGCTCCTACTGGGCACCGATTCACGGCACCGTCCTCGACGGCGACACCATCCGTGCCCGAGTGCCGGCAGCGGTCGCCGAGCGAGACCTCCTCGAGACGGGCACGTCGATCACCATTGCACTCGGTGTTCCCCCGGAAGCACTCGCGGCGACACACTTGCTCGCGATCACGGACCGACTCGAGACGCCGATCGAGGACCGCGGCGTCGGCGCGACGGTTCCCGTTATTCCCACCGCCGGCGGCGTGGTCCCAAGTTCCGCGGAGGTCGTCGTCGAGACCACCGTTGCCGACCGCCAGCCTGCAACGCAGTCCGAGAAACGCGAGTTCTGGGAGCGACTGGGTGGCGGAGCGACGCTGACACTCGAGTCCGACGCGATCTTCACTCGTGAGGAGCCGGTCGTGCCGTTCACGCCGCTGGGGGTGCCGCTGTCGGACGACCTGCAGCTTGCAGCCCTGTCGCTGTCGGCGACGCTGTTCAATCGGGTCAACAGCTACTGGGGTGTCGCGCCGGTTGACTGGCTGTTGTTGCCCGCGGAGGGGCGACTCGGACTCTGTCTCGTGGCTTCGGAGATTCTCTACGCCGGCTTCGAGTGGCAGCTTGCGAACCTGCTGTTCTCGCTCTCTGATTGCTTCGACAAGGTGCTCGTCGTCGACACCGAGATTAGCCCGCGAAATCTCGGCCGGGCACTCGGCGATAGCTGGGTCAAGGCCCACCCCTCGCGGGACTGGCTGGTGAGCGAGCCCGACGCGCCGAGCGCGCGGATGCCGACGTACGGCCGAGGCAGCAGTGGAGGTGCGGGCGAGAACACCCACGAAGACGGCGGCGAGACCGGTGCACGCCTCTACGTCGACGCCACCTGGGACCCGCGCTGGACGGACGAGTACATCGCACCCAGAGTCTCGTTCGACGAGTCGTACCCGCCAGAACTCCGCGAGGCAGTTCGGGACTCGTGGACGGAGTTCGGATTCGAGCCCGAATCGATGGCCAACGTCGGCGACGAGTCCGAGTCGGCGGAGTGA
- a CDS encoding cupin domain-containing protein — MADPLIRTSDEIEYEAVDAADGLEKGVLIADDHGAPNFAIRRFVLESGAEVPEHTNAVEHEQYVLEGAYTVGIDDEEYEVEAGDSLLIPAGTVHWYRNEGDEDGAFLCAVPNGDDEIELLE; from the coding sequence ATGGCTGATCCACTGATCCGAACCAGCGACGAGATTGAGTACGAGGCCGTCGACGCTGCGGACGGACTCGAGAAGGGCGTGCTGATCGCGGACGACCACGGCGCGCCGAACTTCGCGATCCGGCGGTTCGTCCTCGAGTCGGGAGCCGAGGTTCCGGAGCACACGAACGCGGTCGAACACGAGCAGTACGTCCTCGAGGGCGCGTACACCGTCGGCATCGACGATGAGGAGTACGAGGTCGAGGCGGGCGACTCGCTGCTCATTCCTGCGGGAACGGTCCACTGGTACCGAAACGAGGGCGACGAAGACGGTGCGTTCCTCTGTGCGGTCCCGAACGGCGACGACGAGATCGAACTACTCGAGTGA
- a CDS encoding acyl-CoA carboxylase subunit beta, which produces MTIDLKLRISDAAAQDESEVQAVASALAEHFGEDVELYTQSGEDLLASASAPTGAASGGSGGSGAAGSGSGSGSGPVQSAGRSRDRSRAADDLGPTEREELLREEIEEILEGGPEKYKERLPDQGKLFVRDRLDLWFGDDGGTDEGSSDSEAGGSESGNTIKFEDGKFANFDAEDDLPADGLITGAAEFEGRDLHFMANDFTVKAGSMAEKGVEKFLRMQQRALKTGRPVLYLMDSSGGRIDQQTGFFANREGIGKYYYNHSMLSGRVPQICVLYGPCIAGAAYTPVFADFTIMVRDVSAMAIASPRMVEMVTGENIDLQDLGGPDVHAQHSGSADLIAEDEEHARELVAKLISYLPDNSDEKPPQTAGTAPRLSPEGIDAVVPQEPNRGYDMFNVIERVVDADSVLELRPEYGKEIITAFARIDGRPVGIVANQPNHRAGAIFPDAAEKAAEFIWTCDAYDVPLLYLCDTPGFMAGSQVEKDGILEQGKKMIYATSSATVPKQSVVVRKAYGAGIYAMSGPAYDPESVIGLPSGEIAIMGPEAAINAVYANRLADIDDLEERAEREQELREEYREDIDIHRMASEVVVDEIVPPSSLREELENRFEFYETVEKDIPDKKHGTIL; this is translated from the coding sequence ATGACGATAGACCTCAAACTCAGGATTTCGGACGCGGCGGCACAGGACGAGAGCGAAGTGCAGGCGGTCGCCTCGGCGCTCGCCGAGCACTTCGGCGAGGATGTCGAACTGTACACGCAGTCGGGTGAGGACCTGCTCGCGAGCGCGTCAGCGCCCACCGGTGCGGCGAGTGGCGGTAGTGGTGGCAGTGGCGCTGCCGGCTCCGGATCTGGTTCGGGCTCCGGACCAGTCCAGAGCGCCGGCCGAAGCCGCGACCGCAGCAGGGCAGCGGACGACCTCGGGCCAACCGAGCGCGAGGAACTGCTCCGTGAGGAGATTGAAGAGATACTCGAGGGCGGCCCCGAGAAGTACAAGGAGCGACTCCCCGACCAGGGGAAGCTGTTCGTCCGCGACCGACTGGATCTCTGGTTCGGTGACGACGGCGGGACGGATGAGGGGAGTTCAGACAGCGAGGCGGGCGGGAGCGAGAGCGGGAATACCATCAAGTTCGAGGACGGCAAGTTCGCCAACTTCGACGCCGAGGACGACCTGCCGGCGGATGGCCTCATCACCGGCGCGGCGGAGTTCGAGGGGCGTGACCTCCACTTCATGGCCAACGACTTCACCGTCAAGGCGGGCTCGATGGCCGAGAAGGGCGTCGAGAAGTTTCTGCGGATGCAACAGCGGGCGCTCAAGACCGGCCGCCCCGTCCTCTACCTGATGGACTCCTCGGGCGGCCGCATCGACCAGCAGACCGGCTTCTTCGCTAACCGCGAAGGCATCGGGAAGTACTACTACAACCACTCGATGCTTTCCGGGCGCGTCCCACAGATCTGCGTGCTCTACGGCCCGTGTATCGCCGGCGCGGCCTACACGCCCGTCTTCGCGGACTTCACGATCATGGTCCGGGACGTGAGCGCGATGGCCATCGCCTCGCCCCGGATGGTCGAGATGGTCACCGGCGAGAACATCGACCTGCAGGACCTCGGTGGCCCAGACGTTCACGCCCAGCACTCGGGTAGCGCGGATCTGATCGCCGAGGACGAAGAACACGCCCGCGAACTCGTCGCGAAGCTGATCAGCTACCTGCCGGACAACAGCGACGAGAAGCCGCCCCAAACTGCGGGAACAGCGCCGCGGCTCTCACCCGAGGGCATCGACGCCGTCGTTCCGCAGGAACCGAACCGCGGCTACGACATGTTCAACGTCATCGAGCGCGTCGTCGACGCCGACTCGGTACTCGAACTGCGGCCGGAGTACGGCAAGGAGATCATCACCGCCTTCGCGCGAATCGACGGCCGGCCGGTCGGCATCGTGGCCAACCAGCCGAACCACCGCGCGGGCGCAATCTTCCCCGACGCGGCCGAGAAGGCCGCCGAGTTCATCTGGACCTGCGACGCCTACGACGTGCCGTTGCTATACCTCTGTGACACGCCGGGGTTCATGGCCGGCTCACAGGTCGAGAAGGACGGCATCTTAGAGCAGGGCAAGAAGATGATCTACGCGACCTCCTCGGCGACAGTCCCGAAGCAGTCGGTAGTCGTCCGCAAGGCCTACGGCGCGGGCATCTACGCGATGTCCGGCCCGGCCTACGATCCGGAGAGCGTCATCGGCCTGCCGAGCGGCGAAATCGCGATCATGGGCCCCGAGGCCGCGATCAACGCAGTCTACGCGAACCGACTCGCGGACATCGACGATCTCGAGGAGCGCGCCGAGCGAGAACAGGAACTGCGCGAGGAGTACCGCGAAGATATCGACATCCACCGGATGGCCAGCGAGGTCGTCGTCGACGAGATCGTCCCGCCGAGTTCGCTGCGCGAGGAACTCGAGAACCGCTTCGAATTCTACGAGACGGTCGAAAAGGATATTCCGGACAAGAAGCACGGGACGATTCTCTGA
- a CDS encoding acyl-CoA dehydrogenase family protein — MNFESTQERDLIRQTAADVAAEYGPEHWREKEEAGEFSEAFWDELAEAGFHGLLIPEEYEGAGMGMQEMGLAMETLCAEGCGMAGTWYLVLTAGMAAVGIREYGTESQKETYLPDIANGKRNFSIGITEPEAGTNTLNVATKAEKDGDEYVLNGQKAWITFSDRAENMIIVTRTTPREEVDRGTDGISLFIVDMDDSNIDVSPIDKHGINYSKSCEVFLENVRVPEENMLGDEGDGWWVLVDMLNPERIGFAAAGTGIGKLAANTAIEYANEREVFDAPIGSHQGVSFPIAKPYAKMETATLMREKAAWLYDQGEDCAYETNVAKATAVSAGIEAVKQSMQAFGGWGYATEYDVERWWREINLTRLAPVSQQMAYNHISQQLGFPKSY, encoded by the coding sequence ATGAACTTCGAATCTACACAGGAACGCGATCTGATCCGACAGACGGCGGCCGACGTGGCCGCGGAGTACGGCCCCGAGCACTGGCGCGAGAAGGAAGAAGCCGGCGAGTTCTCCGAGGCCTTCTGGGACGAACTCGCCGAGGCGGGCTTTCACGGCCTGCTGATCCCCGAGGAGTACGAGGGCGCTGGCATGGGAATGCAGGAGATGGGCCTCGCCATGGAGACCCTCTGTGCGGAGGGCTGTGGCATGGCGGGCACCTGGTACCTCGTGCTCACCGCGGGGATGGCCGCGGTCGGCATCCGCGAGTACGGCACCGAGTCCCAGAAGGAGACCTATTTGCCGGACATCGCGAACGGGAAGCGCAACTTCTCGATCGGCATCACGGAGCCTGAAGCGGGGACGAACACGCTGAACGTGGCGACGAAGGCAGAGAAGGACGGGGACGAGTACGTTCTCAACGGCCAGAAGGCCTGGATCACGTTCTCGGATCGCGCCGAGAACATGATCATCGTCACGCGGACGACTCCGCGGGAGGAAGTCGACCGCGGCACAGACGGCATCAGCCTGTTCATCGTCGATATGGACGACTCGAACATCGACGTCTCGCCGATCGACAAACACGGCATCAACTACTCGAAGTCCTGCGAGGTCTTCCTGGAGAACGTCCGCGTTCCCGAGGAGAACATGCTCGGTGACGAGGGCGACGGCTGGTGGGTCCTGGTCGACATGCTCAATCCCGAGCGAATCGGCTTCGCCGCGGCTGGAACGGGAATCGGCAAACTCGCTGCGAACACGGCTATCGAGTACGCAAACGAGCGCGAGGTGTTCGACGCGCCGATCGGCTCCCACCAGGGTGTCTCGTTCCCGATCGCGAAACCCTACGCGAAGATGGAGACCGCCACGCTCATGCGCGAGAAGGCGGCCTGGCTCTACGATCAGGGCGAGGACTGTGCCTACGAGACCAACGTCGCGAAGGCGACCGCCGTGTCAGCCGGCATTGAGGCCGTCAAGCAGTCGATGCAGGCCTTCGGCGGCTGGGGGTACGCCACCGAGTACGACGTCGAGCGCTGGTGGCGCGAGATCAACCTGACCCGGCTCGCCCCGGTCTCCCAGCAGATGGCGTACAATCACATCAGCCAGCAGCTCGGGTTCCCCAAGTCCTACTGA
- a CDS encoding aldehyde ferredoxin oxidoreductase family protein, which yields MKHVRGPLCTIDVGEQTVETESIDEVLESSIGGRALGTSLAHERIPFDADPLGPENRLYFATGPLQHSTMSFTGRMSATGVSPLTDGLLSSNAGGFLSRNFTGTGYSAVEITGSSDDLVIVHVTDEGVEFEDVSDLAEATVPETCSYIEDEHGLDAEHTVVIGPSGENEVRFASIMTSEERAFGRGGLGAVLGSKNVKAITFEGDSTHEVEIPPLQMDVHREAAQSDHIMKRQGTSSMTEYANTVEALPTRYFSELSFEGAEGINGDRVEEKKYKKGTCSACAFACKLPTKDEEAGFETEGPEYETVMAFGSNSGVDDIVDVMKSNKLCDELGLDTISAGDVVAAYLASEDEFGNVDLIHETVEEIAHREGIGDDLAEGIDRVHDDLGVDNWSVKGMEFPAHDGRTLNGQGLSFATSNRGADHMYAEFYPYEYPLVDAEKAFSKDGLEDKPPKIIELENINAIKDSAVLCKFSRDFMTNERMETLLDADYEELLALGGETVALERHFNNQRGFDREDDSLPYDVPGFEQGLDEYYEERGWNEDGTVPASALESSGSDAAPADD from the coding sequence ATGAAACACGTCCGGGGACCACTGTGTACGATCGACGTCGGCGAACAAACAGTCGAAACTGAATCGATCGACGAGGTTCTCGAATCGTCGATCGGCGGCCGCGCGCTCGGGACATCCCTCGCCCACGAGCGCATCCCGTTCGACGCCGACCCGCTCGGGCCGGAAAATCGTCTCTACTTCGCGACTGGCCCGCTCCAGCACTCGACGATGAGCTTCACGGGTCGCATGTCAGCCACCGGCGTCTCGCCGCTGACCGACGGCCTGCTCTCCTCGAACGCGGGCGGCTTCCTCTCGCGGAACTTCACCGGTACCGGCTACAGTGCCGTCGAAATCACCGGCTCGAGCGACGACCTCGTTATCGTTCACGTGACTGACGAGGGCGTCGAGTTCGAGGACGTATCCGATCTCGCGGAGGCCACCGTGCCAGAAACCTGTTCGTACATCGAGGACGAACACGGGTTGGACGCAGAACACACGGTCGTGATCGGACCCAGTGGTGAGAACGAGGTTCGTTTCGCCTCGATTATGACGTCCGAGGAGCGCGCGTTCGGCCGCGGCGGCCTCGGTGCCGTCCTCGGGTCGAAGAACGTCAAGGCGATCACCTTCGAGGGCGACTCCACCCACGAGGTCGAGATCCCGCCACTGCAGATGGACGTCCACCGCGAGGCCGCCCAGTCTGACCACATCATGAAGCGACAGGGCACCTCCTCGATGACCGAATACGCGAACACCGTCGAGGCCCTGCCGACGCGGTACTTCTCGGAACTCTCATTCGAGGGCGCCGAAGGCATCAACGGCGACCGTGTCGAGGAGAAAAAGTACAAGAAGGGGACCTGCTCGGCCTGTGCGTTCGCCTGCAAGCTCCCGACGAAGGACGAGGAGGCCGGATTCGAAACGGAAGGCCCCGAATACGAGACCGTCATGGCGTTCGGCTCGAACTCCGGCGTCGACGACATCGTCGACGTCATGAAGTCGAACAAGCTCTGTGACGAACTCGGACTGGACACGATCTCCGCCGGCGACGTCGTCGCCGCCTACCTCGCCAGCGAAGACGAATTCGGCAACGTCGACCTCATCCACGAAACCGTCGAGGAGATTGCCCACCGCGAGGGCATCGGCGACGACCTCGCCGAAGGCATCGACCGCGTTCACGATGACCTCGGCGTCGACAACTGGAGTGTCAAAGGGATGGAGTTCCCAGCCCACGACGGCCGCACGCTGAACGGACAGGGCCTCTCCTTTGCCACCTCGAACCGCGGCGCTGACCACATGTACGCCGAGTTCTACCCCTACGAGTACCCACTCGTCGACGCCGAGAAGGCTTTCAGCAAGGACGGACTCGAGGACAAGCCACCGAAAATCATCGAACTCGAGAACATCAACGCGATCAAGGACAGCGCCGTCCTCTGTAAGTTCTCTCGTGATTTCATGACCAACGAGCGCATGGAGACGCTGCTCGATGCCGACTACGAGGAACTGCTCGCACTCGGTGGTGAAACCGTCGCCCTCGAGCGCCACTTCAACAACCAGCGCGGCTTCGACCGCGAGGACGACAGTCTGCCGTACGACGTCCCCGGCTTCGAGCAGGGACTCGACGAGTACTACGAGGAACGCGGCTGGAACGAGGACGGCACGGTCCCAGCGAGTGCACTCGAGTCGAGTGGCTCTGACGCGGCACCGGCTGACGACTGA
- a CDS encoding PLD nuclease N-terminal domain-containing protein, translated as MDLLLLAIVVGIPLAWHIGLTAFTYYDAGNVGLEPPMKWAAITFFIPLFGFFIYLFERSELDYDPETDPYRGHNFNIHPSRADDTPIRSRGDNRLSPEDEQEGGVGSDRDRNGESTTDHNSVPSNDSDQRNSREAENDRSSSRWE; from the coding sequence ATGGACCTGCTGCTCCTGGCTATCGTCGTCGGGATCCCACTCGCCTGGCACATTGGGCTGACGGCGTTCACCTATTACGACGCCGGCAACGTTGGACTCGAGCCGCCGATGAAATGGGCGGCGATCACGTTCTTCATCCCGCTCTTTGGCTTCTTCATCTATCTCTTCGAGCGCAGCGAACTCGACTACGATCCGGAGACGGACCCGTATCGTGGTCACAACTTCAATATTCATCCCTCGCGAGCGGACGACACCCCGATTCGATCTCGCGGCGACAATCGCCTGTCACCGGAGGACGAACAGGAAGGCGGTGTCGGTAGCGACCGTGATCGTAACGGCGAGAGCACCACAGACCACAACAGCGTTCCGAGCAACGACAGCGACCAGAGAAACAGCAGAGAGGCCGAGAACGACCGCTCGAGCTCACGCTGGGAGTGA